A DNA window from Aspergillus nidulans FGSC A4 chromosome I contains the following coding sequences:
- a CDS encoding LIM domain-binding protein (transcript_id=CADANIAT00006726) has translation MAAEALKAQQQHQQNAAMLMQQRMAMRGQSVLVLGNFAEQLSSFTSRGEAADLAYWSSFVDRFYSPTGVLRQGVFNNQAGAKQFEIATPALARYYLTQFASGIRQIQMLIEGPREKDLPNGGHLVECPKAFFIYWFTNDAQLFTTGTLKAQFDFQNKIEVLDIVVMSHTEYLPRSQLQALELDQKQSPKLTKNGKRASQKQPQQPAFTLPESMVTSNGVPYPVLQFLENANPVFMQGNMNPAMQPGPNARAPSMGGPNQFASPGMAHLNLPVGAQGSPHLPGSAHPSPGQSNLSGPPAIGPQGQMPQQVGSASASPNVSNKRRRASTVKMEGEEAGGEVNGAASGGAKVKASPRVGGKRQKGTAA, from the exons ATGGCCGCAGAAGCCTTGAAAGCCCaacaacaacatcaacaaaaCGCTGCAATGTTGATGCAGCAGCGAATGGCCATGAGGGGACAATCGGTCCTAGTCCTAGGTAATTTTGCCGAACAACTGAGCAGCTTTACG AGCCGTGGAGAAGCGGCCGATTTGGCGTACTGGTCAAGCTTTGTTGACAGATTCTATTCACCCACTGGGGTTCTCCGTCAGGGCGTGTTCAATAACCAAGCTGGTGCTAAGCAGTTTGAAATTGCAACACCAGCGCTTGCGCGGTATTATTTGACACAATTTGCGAGTGGGATTCGACAGATTCAGATGCTTATTGAAGGGCCTCGAGAAAAGGATCTTCCTAACGGAGGTCATCTTGTCGAGTGTCCTAAAGCTTTCTTCATCTACTGGTTCACAAACGATGCACAG CTTTTCACTACCGGCACCTTGAAGGCGCAGTTTGACTTTCAAAACAAAATTGAAGTTCTTGATATTGTTGTTATGAGCCATACGGAGTATCTTCCCCGAAGCCAGTTACAGGCTTTGGAGCTTGATCAGAAACAAAGCCCTAAGCTCACTAAGAACGGCAAGCGAGCCTCGCAgaagcagcctcagcagcccgCATTTACGTTGCCCGAGTCTATGGTAACTTCTAATGGGGTCCCTTATCCCGTATTGCAGTTTTTAGAG AACGCGAACCCTGTTTTCATGCAGGGCAATATGAACCCTGCAATGCAGCCGGGTCCGAACGCGCGAGCACCTAGCATGGGCGGGCCGAATCAATTCGCTTCCCCGGGGATGGCCCATCTCAATCTACCCGTTGGTGCGCAAGGCTCGCCCCATCTCCCGGGATCAGCCCATCCAAGCCCTGGTCAGAGCAATCTTTCGGGACCTCCAGCAATTGGGCCACAAGGCCAAATGCCACAGCAAGTTGGTAGCGCTAGCGCAAGCCCTAATGTGAGCAACAAGCGTCGACGGGCTAGTACCGTCAAAatggagggtgaggaggcCGGCGGAGAGGTTAACGGCGCCGCTTCCGGGGGTGCCAAAGTCAAGGCTAGCCCTCGGGTAGGAGGCAAGAGGCAGAAAGGGACTGCCGCCTGA